The Papaver somniferum cultivar HN1 chromosome 3, ASM357369v1, whole genome shotgun sequence genome includes a region encoding these proteins:
- the LOC113356076 gene encoding serine/arginine-rich splicing factor SR45-like produces MANPVRRRPVSSGSSGSGSSSRSSSRSRSRSPSRSRSRSKSVSSFSSRSRSGSSPSRSPPPPQRRSPPGAGRRGRSPAPATKRGSPPPGKASPESLMLHVDQLTRNVTEGHLKEIFGNFGEVVYVELAIDRSVNLPRGFGYVEYKTRADAEKALLFMDGAQIDGNVVRARFTLSPRQKVSSPTKTVPASQKKDGVDIEKDAPHRQRDSSPRRKPLSPPRRRSPLAPRRGDSPRRRPDTPPRRRVDSPPRRRMDSPVGRRGSPLRRRPASPIRRRSPSPPPRRYNRSPARASPRRGRGSPVRRRSPIPVRRRSPPRRLRSPLRRSPAGRRRSRSPIRRPLRSRSRSISPRRGRLPPRRGRSSSSSASPSPRKGVRRISRSRSPRRPVRGRSSSRSSSSSSPPPKP; encoded by the exons ATGGCGAACCCCGTTCGACGTAGACCAGTATCCTCTGGATCTTCAGGTTCTGGTTCATCTTCTCGTTCATCATCACGATCTCGTTCCCGTTCCCCTTCACGGTCTCGTTCCCGTTCCAAATCTGTCTCCTCGTTTTCTTCTCGTTCAAGAAGTGGTAGTTCTCCCAGTCGAAGCCCTCCTCCTCCTCAGCGAAGAAG TCCTCCGGGAGCAGGTAGGAGAGGTCGCTCTCCAGCACCGGCAACTAAACGTGGATCACCACCACCTGg GAAAGCATCTCCAGAATCTTTAATGCTGCATGTTGATCAGCTCACTAGGAATGTGACTGAGGGACATCTGAAGGAGATTTTTG GCAACTTTGGTGAAGTTGTATACGTGGAGCTGGCAATTGATCGTAGT GTTAATCTTCCCCGTGGATTTGGTTATGTTGAATACAAGACTAGAGCTGATGCAGAAAAAGCACTTCTTTTCATGGATGGG GCACAAATTGATGGAAATGTTGTTCGAGCAAGGTTCACCTTGTCTCCACGGCAGAAGGTTTCCTCGCCTACAAAAACTGTTCCTGCTTCTCAAAAGAAAGATGGTGTTGACATTGAAAAGGATGCTCCACACAGACAAAGAGATT CTTCTCCGCGCCGAAAACCTCTTTCACCACCACGTAGGAGATCCCCACTAGCTCCCCGAAGAGGTGACTCTCCTAGAAGGCGACCAGATACTCCTCCTCGGCGACGGGTGGATTCACCGCCACGGCGGCGAATGGATTCTCCTGTTGGTCGTCGTGGATCCCCTCTCAGGAGGAGACCTGCATCTCCTATCAGAAGACGATCACCATCCCCTCCTCCAAGGCGGTATAATAGATCACCTGCACG TGCTTCTCCTCGAAGGGGTCGTGGCAGTCCTGTTCGTAGGCGCTCTCCCATCCCAGTCAGGCGACG TTCCCCTCCTAGAAGACTACGTAGTCCTCTCAGAAGATCACCTGCTGGTCGCCGGCGTAGCCGTTCTCCTATTCGCAGGCCTCTTCGTTCAAGGTCACGCTCAATCTCGCCACGCAG GGGCCGACTTCCTCCAAGACGTGGGagatcttcatcatcttccgCTTCACCGAGCCCTCGGAAG GGAGTCAGACGGATTTCCAGAAGTCGTAGTCCAAGAAG GCCTGTGAGAGGAAGAAGCAGCAGccgcagcagtagcagcagctcACCACCTCCTAAACCATGA